Proteins from one Anopheles nili chromosome 2, idAnoNiliSN_F5_01, whole genome shotgun sequence genomic window:
- the LOC128721329 gene encoding signal recognition particle receptor subunit alpha homolog — MLDLFTIFTKGGIVLWCFRSTNQLFTPSVNALIKSVILQERSGVYDHDGLSLQYKLDNEFELVFVVAFQKILQLSYIDKFLSDVHLEFRDKYKNDLRVDNRNYGDFNFNADYQRILERAEKWGRQQATMPKQMRSYEDSAKSKKTVASMIERKGEDKPAAGGKKSVKIVEKKKTDTKDNEGADSSSPRAGMAGNANVPSEPADDLIMESRKKLAEKMSSKGSKPKPEKQKSPKSPQQQKSGKQMRVWDLGGNSKDLPNLDRSKDRPEDMRSDFTPNDQIIGSMRGGIQDLDVESDSEGFSDENEDENDYEPQQDGKQQSARSGGMFSMFKGLVGSKNLSLSDMQPALDKLRDHLIAKNVASDISQKLCESVASKLEGKVIGTFDTIATTVKNTLTEALVQILSPKRRVDILRDCLEAKRSGRPFVMSFCGVNGVGKSTNLAKICFWLIENNLSVLIAACDTFRAGAVEQLRTHMRHLNALHPAEKHGGRNMVQLYEKGYGKDAAGIAMEAIRHANESKIDVVLIDTAGRMQDNEPLMRALAKLIKVNEPDLVLFVGEALVGNEAVDQLVKFNQALADYSSSEQPHIIDGIVLTKFDTIDDKVGAAISMTYITGQPIVFVGTGQTYTDLKALNAKAVVHALMK; from the exons ATGTTAGACCTGTTTACAATCTTTACTAAGGGTGGTATCGTACTATGGTGCTTCCGTAGTACGAACCAGCTGTTTACTCCGTCAGTTAACGCGTTGATAAAGAGCGTAATTTTACAG GAGCGCTCCGGCGTGTACGATCACGATGGACTGTCGTTGCAGTACAAGTTGGATAACGAGTTCGAGCTCGTGTTCGTAGTAGCATTCCAGAAGATACTTCAGCTGTCGTACATAGACAAGTTCCTAAGCGACGTGCACCTGGAGTTTCGGGACAAATACAAGAATGATCTGAGAGTTGACAATCGCAACTATGGAGACTTTAACTTCAATGCCGACTATCAGCGCATCCTCGAGCGGGCCGAAAAATGGGGCCGCCAGCAGGCAACTATGCCGAAGCAAATGCGCAGCTACGAGGATTCGGCCAAGTCGAAAAAAACGGTTGCGTCTATGATAGAGCGAAAAGGGGAGGATAAACCCGCTGCGGGTGGAAAGAAGTCCGTCAAGATagtggagaaaaagaagacgGATACGAAAGATAACGAGGGAGCGGATTCATCGTCACCTCGAGCTGGAATGGCTGGCAACGCGAACGTGCCCTCTGAACCAGCTGACGATCTGATTATGGAGAGTCGCAAGAAGCTAGCTGAGAAAATGTCGTCCAAGGGCAGCAAGCCCAAACCGGAGAAACAGAAATCTCCGAAATCACCCCAGCAGCAGAAGTCTGGTAAGCAGATGCGCGTCTGGGATCTAGGCGGCAACTCGAAAGACCTTCCGAATCTGGATCGTTCCAAGGATCGGCCCGAGGATATGCGAAGCGACTTCACGCCGAACGATCAAATTATCGGCAGCATGCGAGGCGGTATACAAGATCTGGATGTTGAGTCGGATAGCGAAGGCTTCTCCGATGAGAATGAAGATGAAAACGACTACGAGCCGCAGCAGGATGGCAAACAGCAGTCGGCCCGCAGTGGGGGCATGTTTTCAATGTTCAAGGGACTGGTTGGCTCGAAAAACCTCTCGCTGAGTGACATGCAACCGGCGCTCGATAAGCTGCGCGATCATCTGATCGCAAAGAATGTCGCTTCCGACATCTCTCAAAAGCTATGCGAATCGGTCGCTAGCAAACTGGAGGGAAAAGTGATCGGCACGTTCGACACGATTGCGACGACGGTGAAGAACACGCTCACGGAGGCACTGGTGCAGATTCTATCACCGAAGCGCCGGGTCGATATTTTGCGCGACTGCCTGGAAGCGAAACGCTCCGGCCGACCGTTCGTTATGAGTTTCTGTGGCGTGAACGGTGTTGGCAAGTCAACGAACCTGGCCAAAATATGCTTCTGGCTTATCGAGAACAACTTAAGCGTGTTGATCGCGGCTTGCGACACGTTCCGCGCCGGTGCGGTAGAACAGCTCCGCACACACATGCGCCATCTGAACGCGCTTCATCCTGCAGAAAAGCACGGCGGGCGCAACATGGTACAGCTGTACGAAAAGGGTTACGGTAAGGATGCGGCCGGCATTGCAATGGAAGCGATACGTCACGCCAACGAAAGCAAGATCGACGTGGTGCTAATCGATACGGCGGGTCGGATGCAGGATAACGAGCCGTTAATGCGCGCGCTCGCCAAGCTGATCAAGGTGAACGAACCGGACCTGGTGCTGTTCGTCGGGGAGGCACTGGTCGGAAATGAAGCCGTTGATCAGCTGGTCAAATTCAACCAAGCGCTTGCCGATTACTCATCCAGTGAACAACCACACATTATCGACGGAATCGTACTGACCAAGTTTGACACGATTGACGATAAGGTCGGTGCTGCCATATCCATGACGTACATCACCGGACAGCCGATCGTGTTCGTCGGAACTGGTCAAACGTACACTGACCTAAAGGCGCTTAATGCGAAGGCCGTTGTGCACGCTCTGatgaaataa
- the LOC128721326 gene encoding oxysterol-binding protein 1 translates to MSETTMQGIGKPSGATTPTAISTSGASAGGIVCVNPATVASGAAAASASNPNGSNVAAASQAEPDMKGWLLKWTNYLKGYQKRWFVLSKGVLSYYRAEHGAGAYAGGRSAAGKLSIRRRRKGPRPESKGTMMQCLRAPRSPTRLVLSSLPDSNSNSNVPMKKHSKKLKKNQAEMAHTCRGTISLHGALIHTVDSCTFVISNGGTQTFHIKAANEVERQSWVTALELAKAKAIRAMESDEEEEDNTANTIPSEELNLVVRELTVRLENLKTCYDLITKHGAALQRALSELETGDDLVNKTKIVSERATLFRISSNAMMNACSDYLQTSQTQGHKWSKMLQHEREQKLHLEEMVEQLARQHSHLEQAATRHRPNAATSASDDEDNEFYDAQEEGGGSVALQEDSSFILNIPVTTHHNHRRNSNDATGSSSEGEEGNSETQQVLVVAENLDSMDVTDRISVNSSQALTPTLSNQSKVVRKRRTRVPDKPNYPLNLWSIIKNCIGKDLSKIPMPVNFNEPLSMLQRLTEDFEYSEILDKAAQAKDTCEQLAYVTAFTVSSYSTTSNRTGKPFNPLLGETYECDRTDDLGWRCINEQVSHHPPMAAQYCEGRGWRCWQEFSMTSKFRGKYIQIVPLGYTHVEFPATGNKYTWRKVTTTVHNIIVGKLWVDNHGDMEIFGERNAKGVKCHLKYLPYSYFTRDTQRRVKGVVMDNSNQVKWVINGTWDSKIEIAPVTSTSGSTENPVYKTGNYKTAWTRRLPPTDSDKYYNFTLLACQLNELESSLAPTDSRLRPDQRLMEDGKWNESNQEKLRLEEGQRARRRQREAEAETAAAEGRPYPPYEPIWFGKEKEEGTENLVHVYKGTYWDSKAKQDWSKCPTIF, encoded by the exons ATGTCCGAAACGACGATGCAAGGCATAGGGAAGCCTTCCGGTGCTACGACTCCAACCGCGATCAGCACCAGTGGCGCCTCGGCGGGTGGAATCGTTTGTGTCAATCCAGCAACGGTGGCCTCCGGCGCTGCGGCTGCCAGCGCCAGCAACCCGAATGGGTCCAACGTGGCGGCCGCTTCACAGGCGGAACCGGATATGAAGGGGTGGCTGCTGAAATGGACCAACTACCTGAAGGGATACCAGAAGCGTTGGTTCGTGCTGTCGAAAGGCGTGCTGTCCTATTACAG GGCTGAACACGGAGCCGGAGCGTATGCTGGGGGCAGGAGTGCCGCGGGCAAATTATCTATAAGACGCCGTAGGAAAGGCCCCCGACCCGA GAGCAAAGGAACCATGATGCAATGCTTAAGAGCCCCACGTTCTCCAACTAGATTGGTACTCTCTTCCCTGCCAGACTCGAATAGCAATAGCAATGTGCCGATGAAGAAGCATAGCAAAAAGCTGAAAAA AAACCAGGCCGAAATGGCGCACACATGCCGCGGCACGATCTCGCTGCATGGTGCCCTCATCCACACGGTCGATTCCTGCACCTTCGTCATATCGAACGGCGGCACGCAGACATTCCACATCAAGGCCGCCAACGAGGTCGAGCGGCAATCCTGGGTGACGGCGCTGGAActggcaaaagcaaaagcgat CCGCGCGATGGAAAGCgacgaggaggaagaggacAATACTGCCAACACGATACCGAGCGAGGAACTGAACTTGGTCGTGCGGGAGCTGACGGTTAGGttagaaaatttgaaaacatgCTATGACCTTATCACCAAGCACGGGGCGGCCCTGCAGCGGGCCCTCTCCGAGCTGGAAACGGGAGACGATTTAGTCAACAAGACGAAAATTGTCAGCGAACGTGCGACTCTCTTCAGAATTTCGTCCAACGCCATGATGAAC GCCTGCTCAGACTACTTGCAAACGTCACAAACGCAAGGCCACAAATGGTCGAAAATGCTGCAACACGAGCGTGAACAAAAACTGCATCTCGAGGAAATGGTCGAACAGCTAGCGAGACAACACTCGCACCTGGAACAGGCAGCCACTCGCCACAGACCGA ATGCTGCCACATCTGCGTCGGATGACGAAGATAATGAATTTTACGATGCACAAGAGGAAGGAGGTGGTTCCGTTGCACTACAAGAAGACAGCTCGTTCATTCTAAACATACCGGTTACTACTCATCATAACCATCGGCGCAACTCAAACGACGCAACTGGAAGCTCATCGGAAGGGGAAGAAGGCAACAGTGAAACGCAGCAA GTATTAGTAGTCGCCGAAAATCTTGACAGTATGGATGTAACGGACAGGATATCTGTAAATAGTAGCCAAGCACTGACACCAACGCTTTCAAACCAGTCCAAAGTGGTCCGTAAACGGCGGACACGGGTCCCCGACAAGCCCAACTATCCCCTCAATCTATGGTCGATCATAAAGAATTGTATCGGAAAGGATCTTTCAAAGATTCCTATGCCGGTGAACTTTAACGAGCCATTATCCATGCTGCAACG GTTGACGGAAGATTTCGAGTATTCGGAAATTCTGGACAAAGCAGCACAAGCTAAGGATACTTGCGAGCAACTCGCCTACGTTACAGCATTTACCGTATCCAGCTACTCAACCACAAGCAACCGTACAGGAAAACCGTTCAATCCTCTGCTAGGCGAAACATACGAATGTGATCGCACCGATGATCTCGGCTGGAGGTGTATAAATGAACAG GTTTCCCATCACCCACCTATGGCCGCCCAGTATTGCGAAGGTCGGGGTTGGCGTTGCTGGCAAGAATTTTCGATGACGTCGAAGTTCCGTGGAAAGTACATTCAGATCGTTCCGCTCGGTTACACGCACGTCGAATTTCCTGCCACCGGTAACAAATACACGTGGCGCAAGGTAACGACAACAGTGCATAACATCATCGTAGGGAAGCTCTGGGTGGACAACCACGGTGATATGGAAATTTTCGGCGAGCGCAACGCGAAGGGTGTAAAGTGTCACTTAAAGTATCTTCCATACTCATATTTCACGCGCGACACCCAACGGCGAGTGAAGGGTGTCGTAATGGACAACTCCAACCAAGTGAAATGGGTAATAAATGGAACATGGGATAGCAAGATCGAAATAGCGCCCGTCACATCGACGAGTGGTTCAACGGAAAATCCAGTGTACAAAACGGGCAATTACAAGACAGCCTGGACGCGGCGTTTGCCACCTACAGACAGTGATAAGTACTACAATTTCACTCTGCTTGCCTGCCAACTGAACGAGCTGGAGTCGAGTTTGGCGCCAACTGATTCACGTTTACGGCCCGATCAACGGTTAATGGAAGATGGCAAATGGAACGAGAGTAACCAAGAAAAGCTCCG ATTAGAAGAAGGTCAACGGGCTCGTCGTCGACAGCGGGAAGCAGAAGCGGAAACAGCTGCCGCCGAAGGACGTCCCTATCCACCGTACGAACCGATATGGTTTGGTAAGGAGAAAGAAGAGGGCACCGAAAACCTGGTGCACGTGTACAAGGGAACCTACTGGGACTCTAAAGCGAAACAGGACTGGTCCAAATGTCCAACCATTTTCTAG
- the LOC128722103 gene encoding synaptic vesicle glycoprotein 2C, with amino-acid sequence MVEGDTDQNHSKYTDVKDERVANGDSKDHPLAETIPVSLTDKSLVVQQHQQQPTLYGPLTGAEDRAIVSKQLEAKGGPVADPERGAYSIRADFEQAIELTGYGRFHYILLAICGLVSTSEEMDVISMSFILPSAQCDLDLNTQSKGWLNSIIFIGMMFGAYIWGSVADSLGRKKVLIVISIMNAFCIVASSFSQTYEVFMVFRFLNGVALGGSGPVIWPYFAEFQPKSKRGSMLSFMAAFWTIGNLLVAGLAWLIIPTGIGITTPAFTYNSWRIFLLVCSIPSFIVAALLLYLPESPKFLLSQGKIDEALAIFRGIYVTNTGRTKDQYPVKELLIDEKLREELEAVTKPIKNKYKRMLYDILDNSKQVFMSPILKFTTISITINFTFHIGYYGLMMWFPELFNRFDEFTRAHPGVEDASVCQVTDYVVGMGSHSQAGVCSATIPSTVFMESLITVAAALPANIVAVLGMDRLGRKFFLVFSTMAAGACSASMYFVTNQHQNLAVSAVFSGVISMGNASLDCLITEVFPTNLRATGVAISMVAARLGGIIGNVVIATLLDLYCPAPTFIVAVLLAGGGLMCLFLPNTTRTALS; translated from the exons ATGGTAGAAGGTGACACCGATCAGAACCACTCAAAAT ATACCGATGTAAAGGACGAGCGAGTAGCGAACGGTGACAGCAAGGATCATCCGTTGGCGGAAACCATCCCGGTTTCGCTCACAGACAAATCGTTGGTCGttcaacagcaccagcagcagccgacGCTGTACGGCCCACTAACCGGTGCCGAGGATCGTGCCATCGTCAGTAAGCAGCTCGAGGCAAAGGGTGGCCCCGTTGCCGACCCCGAGAGGGGTGCCTACTCGATCCGGGCTGACTTCGAGCAGGCGATCGAGCTGACTGGTTATGGCAGATTCCACTACATCCTGCTAGCAATATGCGGTCTGGTGAGCACAAGCGAGGAGATGGACGTCATCTCGATGTCGTTCATTCTGCCCTCCGCTCAGTGCGATCTCGATCTGAACACCCAAAGCAAGGGCTGGCTGAACTCGATCATCTTCATTGGCATGATGTTTGGGGCGTACATTTGGGGCAGCGTGGCGGACTCGCTCGGCCGGAAGAAGGTGCTGATCGTGATCTCGATCATGAACGCGTTCTGCATCGTCGCGTCCTCGTTCTCCCAGACGTACGAGGTGTTTATGGTGTTTCGCTTCCTCAACGGTGTGGC GTTAGGCGGTAGTGGTCCCGTCATTTGGCCGTACTTTGCGGAGTTCCAACCCAAGTCGAAGCGAGGCTCCATGCTCAGCTTTATGGCGGCGTTCTGGACCATCGGTAACCTGCTGGTGGCTGGGCTGGCTTGGTTGATCATCCCCACTG GAATCGGTATCACAACACCAGCCTTCACGTACAACTCGTGGCGCATTTTCCTGCTCGTCTGCTCCATCCCATCGTTCATCGTGGCCGCACTGTTGCTGTACCTGCCCGAGTCGCCCAAGTTCTTGCTCTCGCAGGGCAAGATCGACGAAGCGTTGGCCATTTTCCGTGGCATCTACGTCACCAACACCGGCCGCACGAAGGACCAGTACCCCGTCAAGGAACTACTAATCGACGAGAAGCTTCGCGAGGAACTGGAAGCCGTCACGAAACCGATCAAGAACAAGTACAAGCGCATGCTGTACGACATCCTGGACAACAGCAAGCAGGTGTTTATGTCACCGATCCTCAAGTTCACCACCATCTCGATCACGATCAACTTCACGTTTCACATTGGGTACTACGGGCTGATGATGTGGTTCCCGGAGCTGTTCAATCGGTTCGACGAGTTTACACGCGCGCATCCGGGCGTTGAGGATGCCTCGGTTTGTCAGGTGACGGATTACGTCGTGGGTATGGGCTCGCACTCCCAAGCAGGCGTCTGTTCGGCCACAATCCCGAGCACGGTGTTCATGGAATCGTTGATCACGGTTGCGGCCGCACTGCCCGCTAACATTGTGGCCGTGCTGGGGATGGATCGGTTGGGGCGCAAGTTTTTCCTCGTCTTCAGCACGATGGCGGCCGGAGCGTGCTCTGCGTCGATGTACTTCGTCACCAACCAGCACCAGAATCTGGCCGTGTCGGCCGTTTTCAGTGGTGTCATCTCGATGGGCAACGCCTCGCTGGATTGTCTGATTACGGAGGTGTTTCCAACGAATTTACG TGCAACTGGAGTGGCGATCTCAATGGTGGCTGCTCGGCTGGGAGGTATCATCGGCAACGTGGTCATTGCCACGCTGCTCGATCTCTACTGTCCCGCACCGACGTTTATTGTGGCCGTCCTGCTGGCAGGAGGAGGTCTTATGTGCTTGTTTTTACCGAACACCACCCGGACGGCGTTGTCCTAG